TTTCATGTGGGATATTAGGCAGAGTAGTAGTGAACTCGGTCAACTTAGCGTCTAGCTCAGCCAAGGTTGCGTCTAAGTTCTTGACTTCAGCAGAGAGTTTTTGCATGGCAGAAATCTTGTCATCTGCATTTTCTTTGTTGCGTTTAGCTTGGGCAATTTCAGCAGAAACAGTATTGCGCTCTGCCTTGAGTTCTTCGACCTTGACCAATAAATCCCGACGTTCTTTGTCAATGGTTTTCATTTGGTTTAGGGTAGCAGCGTCAACACCTCGCGTAGCTAATTTTTCAGCGACAGAATCAAAGTCCGTACGGATGCGTTTTAAATCTAACATAGGTACCTCCAAAAATAAAAGCACTTTATGAAACTGTTGGAGCGGCAGAGCCGCGGTTCCATCCAACTTCACAAAAGTGCACTTGCTTAATTATTCATTTTTAAAACTAACGGTAGAATTTCCTATTTTCTCCTTATCTGCTCACAGCCACCGCAGACTTTCTGAAAAGTGCCCAATAGTACTTATCCGTTTCGACTATTATACAGGATTTTCCGGAAAATGTAAATCCTAGGATAGGAAAAATCTTGACAGAAAAAGATAACTATGTTATCTTTAAATAAAGGTAACATAGTTATCTAAAGGAGTTCTTATGGTAAAACAAACAACGCGCGACCGTATGATTGAGAAGGCAAGCCAGCTTATCAGAGAATATGGTTATCAGAATATCCCCCTGAGGAAACTGGCATCTTTGCTGGGGGTTACGACTGGTGCTTTTTACAAGGCTTTTGAAAACAAGGAGGATCTTTACTATCAGGTCTGTCTTTTGGAAAATCAGAGCCAGCTTAGACGTTTAGAGGAGCAGTATCTTGACGGAGTATCTGATCCTTTGGATTGCATTTGGCAGATAGGACTTTTTCTTTTATCGGAATATGAGTCCAACAGTCGGATGATGGATTTTCTCTTTTTCAGTCCTGTGGCGATAGAGGCTTACCGGAGAGGTGAGCTTCTGGAAATCGGGAACAAGACGGTGGCTTATCTGGATAGGCTGCCTATTGAGAGTCAGAAAGAGAAAAAGATTCTCTTGCTCAAGCTGGATACCTTCATCACAGGCTATGGCCATTTTATTGCCAAAGGTTTGGAGCCTTTTGATGAGGAAGTCTATCGCTCAATGTTCAATGATTTACTAGGAGGTTACAAACATGATTAAAAATCTCATTGTTTATGCACATCCCTATGATAAAAGCTTTAACTATGCTATTTTAGAGCAGGTTCAGGACTTGTTGGAGAAGAAAGGTCAGACCTATGAACTGATTGATCTCTATGAGGATGGTTTTAACCCTGTCTATACCAAGGAAGAGCTAGCGCTTTTTAATAAAGGGCAGGCACTAGACCCGCTGGTTTTAAAATATCAGGAAGCTCTTGCGTCCTGTGACCGCCTTATCATGATTTTTCCTATCTGGTGGGCGGATATGCCAGCTATTGTCAAGGGCTTTGAAGATAAGGTCTTTTTGAAAAATAAGATTTACGAGGAGACGAAAACTCGCCAGTTAGTTGGTCGTCTGACCAATATTAAAGAGGTATTGGCTATTACTACCTCTGCAGCACCGACCTTCTATCTTAAGTATTTCTGTGGTGATGTCGTCAAGAAAGCCATGTTGGGCCATACCTTTAAGTCTATCGGTGCTAGACAGCGCCGTTGGTTGAATTTCGGGAATATTTCTCAGTCTACAGCTGAAAAACGGCAGGCTTTTTTAGAAAAATTAGCAGAAAAGATTTGAAGAGGTAGCTATCATGATTCGTTTTAGAAGAGCAGATGAAAGGGATCTTGCTGCTGCGGTCTCGGTTTTAACTGCTGCTTTTGCTGAGCATGAGGTCTACAGAGAAAAATTCCGTCCTCTCTTTGGCAGCAGTTGGTCTTATATTGATTTTCTAAATAGATTGCATGCAGTTATGGTTAAGGCGGCGATGCGTCATCATATTTGCCTGCTTGCTGAAGTGGACGGGCGTCTTATGGCGGTCGCTACTATTCATAAGCTCGGTAGCCATCCTGTCGGTATACTTTCCTTTTTGCAGGCAGGAGCATGGAGGATGTGGCAATATATTCCCCAGCTTTTAGCCTTTCAAAAAGTCTTTGGGGAGGGGAGCAAAGAAGCTAAGAAAAGGGGTGTTTCAACTCTATATCTTGAACTGCTGGGTGTGCTGCCTGATTATCAAGGACAGGGAGTTGGCGGTCTTTTTATCTCAAAGGGACTTGAGCTGCTTGCCAAAGAAGAGAAATGCCAGTGGCTTACTTTGATTACTCATACAGAAAGCAACTGTCGTTTTTACAAAAAGAACGGATTTAAACAACTAGATGTCCGTGATGTTGAAGGTGTCAAGACATGGACTTTCGAGAAAAATTTAGCTGATGTTTATACTTTTTGAAAATCTAATGATACGGTCTTGCATTGATAATGTCAGCTTACCCCACCCTATCATTTCAAGGGGCTGAAATAGTGCATTCTCAGATTGTTTCACTTTCCAATTTTTGTGCTAGCTCCATTTTGTTGATACAAGCAGTCTTTGTCTTAGTCGAAAATATAAAAAATAAGGTTGAAACTTTTTCAACCTTATTTTTTCTTCTTAAAGATTCCAGCAATTTTTTGTAACAGAGTCGGCAATCTAACTACCTTGTCATTGCCAATATGCTTACGCGCAATTTTGAGTATCTTACCAGAGTCTTTGGAGGCAAAGAGAAACTTTCCTTTTTCAGTCCAGATTTCAAAATGGCGGCTGACTTTCTTGCCAGAAACATTAGCACCGATAGCAGTGATGCTCGTCCAAGGCAGCTGGATATAGTCTTCTACATTGGCATCAGCGTAAAACTCCAGAGCAGTCTCGCCGATTAAAAATTTCCCAACCTTTCCGCCTAATCCAAGATAGGATACGCCAGTAGTATTAAACTCAACTGTTTTGTTTTGTGACTGTGCCATAGAGTAACTCCCTTTTAAATAATACAGCTATTATACCACAATAAAAAGAAGGCCGAAACCTTCTTTTTGATTACATCAAACCAGCAACGTGAGCTAGTACACCAACTACAAAGAGGGCGATGATGATAGTGATAGGGGATACTTTCTTCTTAAGCAACCACATACAAGCGAAAGTTAGAAGTAGTCCCATCAAACCAGGAATCAAGGAATCCAAGTTTTGTTGGAAAGTTGTAACTTTTTCAGGGGTTTGAGATAGTCCTTGACCTACTTGAGCAAAGGCTTCTTGGATACCCTTATAGCCACTAGACAATTTGTCCCAATGAATATATGCTTTATCATCTAGCTTAACAGATGAAACGTTAAAGACAAACTTAATAGATACCCAGCGCTCAACCAGAACAGCCAAGATAAACATACCTAGGATTGAAGCACCTTTAGTAATGTCTTGGAGGATA
This window of the Streptococcus sanguinis genome carries:
- a CDS encoding NAD(P)H-dependent oxidoreductase, whose amino-acid sequence is MIKNLIVYAHPYDKSFNYAILEQVQDLLEKKGQTYELIDLYEDGFNPVYTKEELALFNKGQALDPLVLKYQEALASCDRLIMIFPIWWADMPAIVKGFEDKVFLKNKIYEETKTRQLVGRLTNIKEVLAITTSAAPTFYLKYFCGDVVKKAMLGHTFKSIGARQRRWLNFGNISQSTAEKRQAFLEKLAEKI
- a CDS encoding TetR/AcrR family transcriptional regulator, which gives rise to MVKQTTRDRMIEKASQLIREYGYQNIPLRKLASLLGVTTGAFYKAFENKEDLYYQVCLLENQSQLRRLEEQYLDGVSDPLDCIWQIGLFLLSEYESNSRMMDFLFFSPVAIEAYRRGELLEIGNKTVAYLDRLPIESQKEKKILLLKLDTFITGYGHFIAKGLEPFDEEVYRSMFNDLLGGYKHD
- a CDS encoding GNAT family N-acetyltransferase yields the protein MIRFRRADERDLAAAVSVLTAAFAEHEVYREKFRPLFGSSWSYIDFLNRLHAVMVKAAMRHHICLLAEVDGRLMAVATIHKLGSHPVGILSFLQAGAWRMWQYIPQLLAFQKVFGEGSKEAKKRGVSTLYLELLGVLPDYQGQGVGGLFISKGLELLAKEEKCQWLTLITHTESNCRFYKKNGFKQLDVRDVEGVKTWTFEKNLADVYTF
- a CDS encoding DUF956 family protein, giving the protein MAQSQNKTVEFNTTGVSYLGLGGKVGKFLIGETALEFYADANVEDYIQLPWTSITAIGANVSGKKVSRHFEIWTEKGKFLFASKDSGKILKIARKHIGNDKVVRLPTLLQKIAGIFKKKK